From the Lolium rigidum isolate FL_2022 chromosome 2, APGP_CSIRO_Lrig_0.1, whole genome shotgun sequence genome, one window contains:
- the LOC124691837 gene encoding 4-coumarate--CoA ligase 3-like has product MGSVPEESVVSVAVAETVFRSKLPDIEINNEQTLQSYCFEKMSEVASRPCIIDGQTGASYTYAEVESLTRRAAAGLRRMGVCKGDVVMNLLRNCPEFAFSFLGAARLGAATTTANPFYTPHEIHRQAEAAGAKVIVTEACAVEKVLEFAAGRSVPVVTVDGKRDGCVDFAELIAGEELPEADEAGILPDDVVALPYSSGTTGLPKGVMLTHRSLVTSVAQLVDGSNPNVCFNKEDALLCLLPLFHIYSLHTVLLAGLRVGAAIVIMRKFDVGALVDLVRAHRITIAPFVPPIVVEIAKSDRVTADDLASIRMVLSGAAPMGKDLQDAFMAKIPNAVLGQGYGMTEAGPVLAMCLAFAKEPFKVKSGSCGTVVRNAELKVVDPDTGASLGRNQPGEICVRGKQIMIGYLNDPESTKNTIDKDGWLHTGDIGLVDDDDEIFIVDRLKEIIKYKGFQVAPAELEALLLTNPEVKDAAVVGVKDDLCGEVPVAFIKRIEGSEITENEIKQFVSKEVVFYKRINKVYFTDSIPKNPSGKILRKDLRARLAAGIPTEVAAPRS; this is encoded by the exons ATGGGTTCCGTGCCGGAGGAGTCAGTGgtgtccgtggccgtggcggagaCGGTGTTCCGGTCGAAGCTGCCCGACATCGAGATCAACAACGAGCAGACGCTGCAGAGCTACTGCTTCGAGAAGATGTCCGAGGTCGCGTCCCGCCCCTGCATCATCGACGGCCAGACGGGCGCCTCCTACACCTACGCAGAGGTCGAGTCCCTCACCCGTCGCGCggcggcggggctgcgccgcatGGGCGTCTGCAAGGGCGACGTGGTGATGAACCTGCTCCGCAACTGCCCCGAGTTCGCCTTCTCCTTCctgggcgcggccaggctgggcgccgccaccaccaccgccaacccGTTCTACACCCCGCACGAGATCCACCgccaggcggaggcggcgggcgccAAGGTGATCGTCACGGAGGCCTGCGCCGTGGAGAAGGTGCTGGAGTTCGCGGCGGGGCGGAGCGTGCCCGTGGTCACCGTCGACGGGAAGCGCGACGGGTGCGTGGACTTCGCGGAGCTGATCGCCGGCGAGGAGCTGCCCGAGGCCGACGAGGCCGGGATCCTCCCCGACGACGTCGTGGCGCTGCCGTACTCCTCCGGCACCACCGGGCTCCCCAAGGGCGTCATGCTCACCCACCGCAGCCTCGTCACCAGCGTCGCCCAGCTG GTCGACGGGTCGAACCCGAACGTGTGCTTCAACAAGGAGGACGCGCTGCTGTGCCTGCTGCCGCTGTTCCACATCTACTCGCTGCACACGGTGCTGCTGGCGGGGCTCCGCGTCGGCGCCGCCATCGTCATCATGCGCAAGTTCGACGTCGGCGCGCTGGTGGACCTCGTCCGCGCGCACCGCATCACCATCGCGCCATTCGTGCCCCCCATCGTGGTCGAGATCGCCAAGAGCGACCGCGTCACCGCCGACGACCTCGCCTCCATCCGCATGGTGCTCTCCGGCGCCGCGCCCATGGGCAAGGACCTCCAGGACGCCTTCATGGCTAAGATCCCCAACGCCGTGCTCGGACAG GGGTACGGGATGACCGAGGCTGGGCCGGTGCTGGCCATGTGCCTGGCCTTCGCCAAGGAGCCCTTCAAGGTCAAGTCCGGGTCGTGCGGCACCGTGGTGCGCAACGCCGAGCTCAAGGTCGTCGACCCCGACACCGGCGCATCCCTCGGCAGGAACCAGCCTGGCGAGATCTGCGTCCGCGGGAAGCAGATCATGATAG GTTACCTGAACGACCCAGAGTCTACCAAGAACACCATCGACAAGGACGGCTGGCTGCACACCGGAGACATCGGCTtggtggacgacgacgacgagatcttcatcgtcgacaggctcaaggagatcatcaagtacaagggCTTCCAGGTGGCGCCGGCGGAGCTCGAGGCCCTCCTCCTCACGAACCCGGAGGTCAAGGACGCCGCCGTCGTAGG GGTGAAGGATGATCTCTGCGGCGAAGTCCCGGTCGCCTTCATTAAGAGGATCGAAGGATCTGAGATCACCGAGAACGAGATCAAACAATTCGTCTCAAAGGAG GTTGTTTTCTACAAGAGGATCAACAAGGTCTACTTCACCGACTCCATTCCCAAGAACCCTTCCGGCAAGATCCTAAGGAAGGACTTGAGAGCCAGGCTCGCCGCTGGCATCCCTACCGAAGTTGCCGCGCCGAGAAGCTAA
- the LOC124691836 gene encoding calmodulin-binding protein 60 B-like: protein MKEKRGLEAPAAAGDGGPDAKRPRPPALASVIVEALKVDSLQRLCSSLEPILRRVVSEEVERALGKLGSAAITGRSSPKRIEGPGGSNMQLQFRTRLSLPLFTGGKVEGEQGAAIHVVLLDSGTGRVVSSGPESSAKLDIVVLEGDFNNEDEEGWTGEEFDSHVVKEREGKRPIITGDIQVTLKEGVGTIGEFTFTDNSSWIRSRKFRLGLKIASGFCEGVRIREAKTEAFMVKDHRGELYKKHYPPALKDEVWRLEKIGKDGSFHKRLNKSGILTVEEFLRLVVRDPQKLRTILGSGMSNKMWDALVEHAKTCVLSGKYYIYYSDENRTAGAIFNDLYAFCGLISGEQFYSSESLDDSQKLFADALVKKAYDNWMYVIEYDGKALVNPKSKKRAAPISQAEAHAPPAAYVQRISSTSMSGPSSAGTTGSIGYDGNQSATQFAQLQSTPANVPAPYDDTFSFLPPSMLMGSVNQGAASDAMGLELGQLQQVISQGQSIQPANMGYDDWHRTRDNQYADDFTEDIRMKSHQMLEGEDMQQLLRVFNMGGASNGLADETFAFQSYMPSPLPTIGFDGEPSRPSGKAVVGWLKIKAAMRWGIFVRKKAAERRAQLVELEDESIP from the exons ATGAAGGAGAAGCGCGGGCTCGAAGCACCCGCCGCCGCAGGCGACGGAGGCCCTGACGCTAAGCGGCCGCGGCCCCCGGCTCTGGCTAG TGTTATTGTTGAAGCACTAAAGGTGGATAGTCTGCAGAGGCTTTGCTCATCACTGGAACCAATTCTCCGTAGAGTG GTTAGTGAAGAAGTGGAGCGTGCCTTGGGAAAACTTGGTTCTGCTGCAATCACTGGGAG GTCTTCTCCAAAGCGAATTGAAGGTCCTGGTGGAAGTAATATGCAACTCCAGTTCAGGACAAGATTGTCCCTTCCCCTTTTTACCGGAGGAAAAGTTGAAGGGGAGCAGGGTGCCGCAATTCATGTTGTTTTGCTTGATTCTGGCACTGGCCGTGTTGTATCTTCTGGACCAGAGTCGTCTGCCAAGCTTGATATTGTTGTTCTAGAAGGTGATTTCAACAATGAAGACGAGGAAGGCTGGACAGGGGAAGAATTCGACAGCCATGTAGTGAAGGAGCGTGAGGGAAAACGTCCTATTATAACTGGCGATATACAAGTCACATTGAAAGAAGGTGTTGGCACAATTGGGGAGTTCACGTTCACAGATAACTCTAGCTGGATAAGGAGTAGGAAATTCAGACTTGGTTTGAAAATTGCCTCAGGATTTTGTGAAGGTGTTCGCATCCGTGAGGCAAAAACTGAAGCTTTCATGGTTAAGGACCATAGAGGAGAAT TGTACAAGAAGCACTATCCACCTGCATTGAAGGATGAGGTCTGGAGATTGGAGAAAATAGGGAAAGATGGGTCGTTCCATAAGAGGCTGAACAAATCTGGAATTTTAACAGTTGAAGAATTCCTTAGGCTTGTTGTTCGAGACCCACAGAAGTTGCGCACT ATCCTTGGAAGTGGTATGTCCAACAAGATGTGGGATGCTCTAGTTGAACATGCAAAAACTTGTGTCCTAAGTGGAAAATATTACATATATTACTCTGATGAGAACAGAACTGCTGGTGCTATTTTCAATGACTTATATGCATTCTGTGGGTTGATTTCTGGCGAGCAATTCTATTCATCTGAGAGTCTCGATGATAGCCAAAAG CTCTTTGCTGATGCATTGGTGAAGAAAGCATATGACAATTGGATGTATGTCATTGAATATGATGGTAAAGCTCTCGTGAATCCTAAATCGAAGAAAAGGGCTGCACCAATTAGTCAAGCTGAGGCTCACGCTCCTCCTGCTGCATATGTGCAGCGCATTTCTTCAACGAGTATGTCAGGCCCATCATCAGCAG GCACAACAGGTTCTATAGGATATGATGGCAACCAGTCAGCAACACAGTTTGCTCAGCTTCAAAGTACACCCGCCAATGTTCCCGCACCATATGATGACACCTTTTCATTTTTGCCGCCTAGCATGTTGATGGGGTCTGTCAATCAAGGAGCTGCCAGCGACGCCATGGGTCTGGAACTGGGCCAGTTGCAACAAGTAATTTCTCAAGGCCAGTCAATTCAGCCTGCAAACATGGGCTACGATGATTGGCATCGAACCCGTGATAACCAGTATGCTGATGACTTCACCGAGGACATCCGCATGAAAAGCCACCAGATGCTGGAGGGCGAAGACATGCAGCAGCTGCTCAGGGTCTTCAATATGGGTGGAGCTTCTAATGGTTTGGCAGATGAAACGTTTGCCTTCCAGTCTTACATGCCATCCCCATTGCCAACAATAGGTTTCGATGGTGAGCCCAGCCGTCCATCTGGCAAGGCCGTTGTTGGGTGGCTCAAGATAAAGGCAGCTATGAGATGGGGAATCTTTGTCAGGAAGAAAGCTGCAGAGAGAAGGGCACAGCTTGTTGAGCTGGAGGATGAAAGCATACCTTAG
- the LOC124689799 gene encoding CASP-like protein 2C4, producing the protein MAPALARLQAAATSARAETLLRGACAATSASAALLLGLSAQTKTVLFVRKKAVPRDVEALWVLIVAAAVAAGYHAARLVMRLYSGSSFAGAGNDGGRSRSKAVAWISFLLDKGCAYVVFASSVAALQACFVALIGVEPLQWSKLCNIYTRFCVQGAFGMVCGLAAAVAMAVLSTFSARDLFRLYSPLGRRAHTQRQLLGTATSSSTTELLKP; encoded by the exons ATGGCACCGGCGCTGGCGAGGCtgcaggcggcggcgacgtcggcgAGGGCGGAGACCCTGCTGCGGGGCGCGTGCGCGGcgacgtcggcgtcggcggcgctgctgctgggcCTGAGCGCGCAGACCAAGACTGTGCTGTTCGTCCGGAAGAAGGCCGTGCCCAGGGACGTGGAGGCGCTCTGGGTGctcatcgtcgccgccgccgtggccgcgggGTACCACGCCGCCCGGCTCGTCATGCGCCTCTACTCCGGCAGCAGCTTCGCCGGCGCCGGAAACGACGGCGGCCGGAGCCGCAGCAAGGCCGTCGCGTGGATCTCGTTCCTCCTCGACAAG GGCTGCGCGTACGTGGTGTTTGCGAGCAGCGTGGCGGCGCTGCAGGCGTGCTTCGTGGCGCTCATCGGCGTGGAGCCGCTGCAGTGGAGCAAGCTCTGCAACATCTACACGCGCTTCTGCGTGCAGGGCGCCTTCGGCATGGTCtgcggcctcgccgccgccgtcgccatggccgTCCTCTCCACCTTCTCCGCGCGTGACCTCTTCCGCCTCTACTCGCCGCTCGGCCGCCGCGCGCACACGCAGCGACAGCTGCTGGGAACGGCCACGTCGTCGTCGACCACAGAACTGCTTAAACCATGA